In a genomic window of Streptomyces sp. NBC_01231:
- a CDS encoding acetate--CoA ligase family protein yields MAEDRALRVRTLLDSVRAEGRTALTAPEGKVIADAYGIAVPGEELATDVEEAVAYAARFGGPVVMKIVSPDILHKTDAGGVIVGVEGAADVRAAFHRIVDNARAYDADARIEGVQVQELLPKGQEVIVGAVTDPTFGKIVAFGLGGVLVEVLKDVTFRLAPVDADEALSMLDSIRSAEILRGVRGAPAVDRWAIAEQIRRVSQLVADFPEIAEVDLNPVIATPEGAVAADIRVILAESQPPARRKYTRDEILTSMRRLMQPSAVAVIGASNEQGKIGNSVMRNLVDGGFAGEIHPVNPKADDILGRKAYKSVTDVPGEVDVAVFAIPAKFVAAALEEVGRKGIPNAVLIPSGFAETGEHELQAEIVAIAERHGVRLLGPNIYGYYSTWQDLCATFCTPYDVKGGVALTSQSGGIGMAILGFARTTKTGVSAIVGLGNKSDLDEDDLLTWFGEDPHTECIAMHLEDLKDGRAFVEAARATVPKKPVVVLKAGRTAAGAKAAGSHTGALAGDDAVYEDILKQAGVIRAPGLNDMLEYARGLPVLPAPKGDNIVIITGAGGSGVLLSDAVTDNGLSLMEIPPDLDEAFRKFIPPFGAAGNPVDITGGEPPSTYEATIRLGLEDPRIHALVLGYWHTIVTPPMVFAELTARVVAEFRERGIEKPVVASLAGDVEVEEACQYLYERGVVAYPYTTEKPVAVLGAKYRWARAAGLLGGGS; encoded by the coding sequence ATGGCCGAAGACCGCGCCCTGAGGGTGCGCACGCTCCTCGACTCCGTACGGGCCGAGGGCCGGACCGCGCTTACCGCGCCCGAGGGCAAGGTGATCGCCGACGCGTACGGGATCGCCGTACCCGGCGAGGAGTTGGCGACCGACGTCGAGGAGGCGGTGGCGTACGCGGCGCGCTTCGGGGGGCCGGTGGTGATGAAGATCGTCTCCCCGGACATCCTGCACAAGACCGACGCCGGTGGCGTGATCGTCGGTGTCGAGGGGGCGGCGGACGTACGGGCCGCTTTCCACCGGATCGTCGACAACGCGCGCGCGTACGACGCGGACGCCCGCATCGAGGGTGTACAGGTCCAGGAGCTGCTGCCGAAGGGGCAGGAGGTCATCGTCGGCGCGGTGACGGATCCGACGTTCGGGAAGATCGTGGCGTTCGGACTCGGCGGGGTGCTGGTCGAGGTCCTCAAGGACGTCACGTTCCGGCTCGCTCCCGTCGACGCCGACGAGGCGCTGTCCATGCTGGACTCGATCCGGTCGGCGGAGATCCTGCGCGGGGTGCGCGGCGCGCCGGCCGTGGACCGGTGGGCGATCGCCGAGCAGATCCGGCGGGTGTCCCAACTCGTCGCGGACTTCCCGGAGATCGCGGAGGTGGACCTCAACCCGGTGATCGCGACGCCGGAGGGTGCCGTCGCCGCCGACATCCGGGTCATCCTCGCCGAGTCGCAGCCGCCCGCCCGCCGCAAGTACACCCGCGACGAGATCCTCACGTCCATGCGCCGCCTGATGCAGCCGAGCGCGGTCGCCGTGATCGGCGCCTCCAACGAGCAGGGCAAGATCGGCAACTCGGTGATGCGCAACCTCGTCGACGGTGGCTTCGCCGGCGAGATCCATCCGGTGAACCCCAAGGCCGATGACATTCTGGGCCGCAAGGCGTACAAGAGTGTCACGGACGTTCCCGGTGAGGTGGATGTGGCGGTCTTCGCGATCCCCGCCAAGTTCGTGGCCGCGGCCCTGGAGGAGGTGGGACGCAAGGGGATCCCGAACGCCGTACTGATTCCCTCCGGTTTCGCGGAGACCGGCGAGCACGAACTCCAGGCGGAGATCGTGGCGATCGCCGAACGGCACGGCGTACGGCTGCTGGGGCCGAACATCTACGGCTACTACTCGACGTGGCAGGACCTGTGCGCCACGTTCTGCACCCCGTACGACGTCAAGGGCGGGGTCGCGCTGACCTCGCAGTCCGGCGGCATCGGCATGGCCATCCTGGGCTTCGCGCGCACCACGAAGACGGGTGTGTCGGCGATCGTGGGCCTGGGCAACAAGTCGGACCTGGACGAGGACGACCTGCTGACCTGGTTCGGCGAGGACCCGCACACCGAGTGCATCGCGATGCACCTGGAGGACCTCAAGGACGGGCGCGCCTTCGTGGAGGCCGCCCGGGCGACCGTGCCGAAGAAGCCGGTCGTCGTCCTGAAGGCGGGCCGTACGGCCGCGGGGGCGAAGGCCGCCGGGTCGCACACCGGAGCGCTGGCGGGCGACGACGCCGTGTACGAGGACATCCTGAAGCAGGCCGGTGTCATCCGGGCGCCCGGTCTCAACGACATGCTGGAGTACGCGCGCGGGCTGCCGGTTCTTCCCGCACCCAAGGGCGACAACATCGTCATCATCACGGGCGCCGGCGGCAGTGGCGTACTGCTCTCCGACGCGGTCACCGACAACGGGCTGTCGCTGATGGAGATCCCGCCGGATCTGGACGAGGCGTTCCGCAAGTTCATTCCGCCTTTCGGGGCCGCGGGCAACCCGGTGGACATCACCGGGGGCGAGCCGCCGTCGACGTACGAGGCGACGATCCGGCTGGGACTTGAGGACCCGCGCATCCACGCGCTGGTGCTCGGCTACTGGCACACCATCGTCACTCCCCCGATGGTCTTCGCGGAGCTCACCGCGCGCGTGGTGGCCGAGTTCCGGGAGCGCGGCATCGAGAAGCCCGTGGTGGCGTCCCTCGCGGGCGACGTCGAGGTCGAGGAGGCCTGCCAGTACCTCTACGAGCGAGGCGTCGTGGCATACCCGTACACGACGGAGAAGCCGGTGGCCGTGCTCGGCGCGAAGTACAGGTGGGCGCGGGCGGCCGGCTTGTTGGGGGGCGGTTCATGA
- a CDS encoding sugar phosphate isomerase/epimerase yields MSRTSQTDPELTHRLTRRGMLGVAAGATAAALLGAAASPATAATAADTSAAGRGRPVLPPGRLGIQLYSLRDKVSTLGFAPVFAELAKYGYDEVEFAGYTQGSAGPITLAQLKRLARNHGLNPIGSHVGYYADDPNAYTFAQNLTKVLDDAQALGLKHIGTASGPFRYGSTVDAWKRAAEEFNTYGAAARARGMKFYQHNHSEEFSFATDNPKVRLYDVLLAETDPDLVFLEMDIFWAYSGQFRFSKRPDGTPAPFEPLDYVLKQPHRYPLFHVKDGVSDPANQYGYRMTDVGDGDIDYQRFISAVTRLHGERLAHHWQAEHDNPTESLTFARRSSAHLHSLREKC; encoded by the coding sequence ATGAGCCGCACCTCCCAGACGGATCCCGAACTCACCCACCGCCTCACCCGACGCGGCATGCTCGGCGTGGCCGCGGGCGCCACCGCCGCCGCACTGCTCGGTGCCGCAGCCTCACCTGCCACGGCAGCCACCGCCGCCGACACCTCCGCCGCGGGCCGTGGTCGTCCCGTCCTGCCGCCCGGCAGACTCGGCATCCAGCTCTACAGCCTGCGCGACAAGGTCTCCACGCTGGGCTTCGCGCCCGTCTTCGCCGAACTGGCGAAGTACGGCTACGACGAGGTCGAGTTCGCCGGGTACACCCAGGGCTCGGCGGGCCCGATCACGCTCGCCCAGCTCAAGCGGCTGGCACGGAACCACGGTCTGAACCCGATCGGCAGCCACGTCGGCTACTACGCCGACGACCCGAACGCCTACACCTTCGCCCAGAACCTCACCAAGGTCCTCGACGACGCCCAGGCGCTGGGTCTCAAGCACATAGGCACGGCCTCCGGCCCGTTCCGCTACGGCTCCACGGTCGACGCGTGGAAGCGGGCGGCCGAGGAGTTCAACACCTACGGCGCGGCGGCGCGGGCGCGAGGCATGAAGTTCTACCAGCACAACCACTCGGAGGAGTTCTCCTTCGCCACCGACAACCCCAAGGTCCGCCTCTACGACGTGCTGCTTGCGGAGACCGACCCCGACCTCGTCTTCCTGGAGATGGACATCTTCTGGGCGTACTCGGGCCAGTTCCGCTTCTCGAAGCGGCCCGACGGCACCCCCGCCCCCTTCGAGCCGCTCGACTACGTCCTCAAGCAGCCGCACCGCTATCCGCTCTTCCACGTCAAGGACGGCGTGAGCGACCCGGCGAACCAGTACGGCTACCGGATGACCGACGTCGGTGACGGCGACATCGACTACCAGCGGTTCATCTCCGCCGTGACCCGGCTGCACGGCGAACGCCTGGCCCACCACTGGCAGGCCGAGCACGACAACCCGACCGAGTCACTCACCTTCGCACGCCGTTCGAGCGCCCACCTGCACTCGTTGCGGGAGAAGTGCTGA
- the sucC gene encoding ADP-forming succinate--CoA ligase subunit beta — MDLYEHQARQLFEEHGILVPRAEVTDSPKEAREIARGLGGRVVVKAQVKTGGRGKAGGVRLAADPAAAELTARQILGMDIKGHTVRSVMLAQPVDIEAEFYVSYVLDRAVGRFLAIASAEGGMDIEEVAAGRPDAVARVHIDPAEGVTSAKAAEIAQVAGLPPRTVDVLVRLWKVLVREEAVLVEVNPLVRTRQGQILALDGKVTLDDNARFRQARWGDDGTAHDDPLEAAAGAKGLTYVKLDGEVGIIGNGGGLVMSTLDVVADCGARPANFLDIGGGASARIMADGLSVILSDPAVKSVLVNVFGGITACDAVADGIVQALQSVRLTKPLVVRLDGNNAVRGRAILDERAHPLVQQVTTMDGAARRAARLATTA, encoded by the coding sequence ATGGACCTGTACGAACATCAGGCAAGGCAACTCTTCGAGGAACACGGCATCCTGGTGCCGCGGGCGGAGGTCACCGACTCGCCCAAGGAGGCGCGCGAGATCGCCCGCGGGCTGGGCGGGCGCGTCGTGGTGAAGGCCCAGGTGAAGACCGGTGGCCGGGGCAAGGCGGGCGGTGTCCGACTCGCCGCCGACCCGGCCGCCGCCGAGCTCACGGCACGTCAGATCCTCGGCATGGACATCAAGGGCCACACGGTCCGCAGCGTCATGCTCGCCCAACCCGTGGACATCGAGGCCGAGTTCTACGTCTCCTACGTCCTTGACCGCGCGGTCGGCCGCTTCCTCGCGATCGCCTCCGCGGAGGGCGGCATGGACATCGAGGAGGTCGCCGCCGGCCGGCCGGACGCCGTCGCCCGTGTCCACATCGACCCGGCCGAGGGCGTCACCTCGGCGAAGGCCGCAGAGATCGCCCAGGTGGCCGGACTGCCGCCGCGGACCGTCGACGTCCTCGTGCGGCTGTGGAAGGTACTGGTCCGCGAGGAGGCCGTCCTGGTCGAGGTCAACCCGCTCGTCCGGACCCGGCAGGGACAGATCCTCGCCCTCGACGGCAAGGTCACCCTGGACGACAACGCACGCTTCCGGCAGGCGCGTTGGGGCGACGACGGCACGGCTCACGACGACCCGCTGGAGGCGGCCGCCGGCGCGAAGGGCCTCACCTACGTCAAGCTCGACGGCGAGGTCGGCATCATCGGAAACGGCGGCGGCCTGGTCATGTCGACCCTCGACGTGGTCGCGGACTGCGGCGCCCGCCCCGCCAACTTCCTCGACATCGGCGGCGGCGCCTCCGCCCGGATCATGGCCGACGGGCTGTCCGTCATCCTCTCGGACCCGGCCGTGAAGTCCGTCCTCGTCAACGTCTTCGGCGGGATCACCGCCTGCGACGCCGTCGCCGACGGCATCGTCCAGGCACTTCAGAGCGTGCGGTTGACCAAACCGCTCGTCGTGCGCCTGGACGGCAACAATGCGGTGCGCGGCCGCGCCATCCTCGACGAGCGCGCCCACCCGCTGGTCCAGCAGGTCACCACCATGGACGGCGCCGCCCGCCGTGCCGCCCGACTCGCCACCACAGCCTGA
- a CDS encoding OFA family MFS transporter — protein sequence MTADPVAPNSSAQYGAANRPYREVTDAHGRVYRIGETDRDILGHSRALMVYLPWIAMMAISVFEYAYGSAEDTLSHAHGWTQSNTFWILSVWVFFQAGIAFPAGWLREKGILTARKAMYVGSFMCVVGFLALSHMDNVWLAILGFGVVGGVGAGLVYATCINMVGKWFPERRGARTGFVNGGFAYGSLPFIFIFNYGFDTANYHRVLDLIGCYIVIVVFACAFFFKDPPRNWWPAEVDPLTFSGDRKNATSLAKNPPAVRQYTPKEAIRTGMLPLMWLSIVLTAGVSIFGISFQVDFAKEVGFGPLVAASSMGVMAVINGVGRGVVGWLSDRWGRKPTLVFVIVVLGLAQFGVIWAGDVRSEGLFLFFAFLSGFGGGAFYPLFAALTPDYFGENYNATTYGLVYSGKLISGLFGGGLGSMVVAAWGYNGAYALAGGVSMVAAALALLLRQPGRTSGVASSAEPQPAG from the coding sequence ATGACGGCTGACCCCGTCGCACCGAACAGCTCGGCACAGTACGGCGCCGCGAACCGTCCCTACCGTGAAGTGACCGACGCGCACGGCCGCGTCTACCGCATCGGCGAGACCGATCGGGACATCCTCGGTCACTCCCGCGCACTCATGGTGTACCTGCCGTGGATCGCCATGATGGCCATCAGCGTCTTCGAATACGCGTACGGCTCGGCGGAGGACACCCTGTCCCACGCCCACGGCTGGACGCAGAGCAACACCTTCTGGATCCTCAGCGTCTGGGTGTTCTTCCAGGCCGGCATCGCCTTCCCCGCGGGCTGGCTGCGCGAGAAGGGCATCCTGACGGCCCGCAAGGCGATGTACGTCGGCTCGTTCATGTGTGTCGTCGGGTTCCTCGCCCTGTCGCACATGGACAACGTGTGGCTGGCGATCCTCGGGTTCGGCGTCGTCGGCGGTGTCGGCGCCGGGCTGGTCTACGCGACCTGCATCAACATGGTCGGCAAGTGGTTCCCCGAGCGGCGGGGCGCCAGGACCGGCTTCGTCAACGGCGGGTTCGCGTACGGGTCGCTGCCGTTCATCTTCATCTTCAACTACGGCTTCGACACGGCGAACTACCACCGGGTGCTGGACCTCATCGGCTGCTACATCGTGATCGTGGTCTTCGCGTGCGCCTTCTTCTTCAAGGACCCGCCGAGGAACTGGTGGCCCGCGGAGGTCGACCCCCTGACGTTCTCCGGCGACCGGAAGAACGCCACGAGCCTGGCCAAGAACCCTCCGGCAGTACGGCAGTACACGCCCAAGGAGGCCATCCGGACCGGGATGCTGCCGCTCATGTGGCTGTCCATCGTGCTGACCGCCGGTGTGTCGATCTTCGGAATCTCCTTCCAGGTCGACTTCGCCAAGGAGGTCGGGTTCGGACCGCTGGTCGCCGCGTCGTCGATGGGTGTCATGGCGGTCATCAATGGCGTCGGGCGCGGCGTGGTGGGCTGGCTGTCCGACAGATGGGGCCGCAAGCCCACCCTGGTGTTCGTCATCGTGGTCCTCGGGCTGGCGCAGTTCGGCGTGATCTGGGCCGGTGACGTCCGCAGTGAAGGGCTGTTCCTGTTCTTCGCGTTCCTCTCCGGCTTCGGCGGCGGCGCCTTCTATCCGCTGTTCGCGGCCCTGACGCCGGACTACTTCGGGGAGAACTACAACGCCACCACCTACGGGCTGGTGTACAGCGGCAAGCTGATCAGTGGTCTGTTCGGCGGTGGTCTGGGCTCCATGGTGGTCGCGGCCTGGGGCTACAACGGCGCGTACGCGCTGGCCGGCGGTGTGTCGATGGTGGCGGCGGCGCTCGCGCTGCTGCTGCGGCAGCCGGGGCGGACATCCGGGGTCGCCAGTTCCGCGGAACCTCAGCCGGCCGGCTGA
- a CDS encoding thiamine pyrophosphate-binding protein, with amino-acid sequence MPDDTQDLISGGHLVAKALKAEGVDRIYTLCGGHIIDIYDGCVDEGIEVVDVRHEQVAAHAADGYARLTGKPGCAVVTAGPGTTDAVTGVANAFRAESPMLLIGGQGALTQHKMGSLQDLPHVDMMTPITKFAAAVPDTARAADMVSMAFRECYHGAPGPSFLEIPRDVLDAKVPVAKARVPKTGAYRASTRSAGDPEAIEKLADLLVHAEKPAILLGSQVWTTRGTEAAIDLVRTLNIPAYMNGAGRGTLPPGDPHHFQLSRRYAFSNADVIVIVGTPFDFRMGYGKRLSPDATVVQIDLDYRTVGKNRDIDLGIVGDAGLVLKSVAEAASGRINGGASRRKEWLDELRAAEQTTIEKRLPSLKSDASPIHPYRLVSEINDFLTEDSVYIGDGGDIVTFSGQVVQPKSPGHWMDPGPLGTLGVGVPFVLAAKQARPDKEVVALFGDGAFSLTGWDFETLVRYDLPFVGIVGNNSSMNQIRYGQAQKYGQERQRVGNTLGDVHYDKFAQMLGGYGEEVRDPADIGPALRRARESGKPSLINVWVDPDAYAPGTMNQTMYK; translated from the coding sequence ATGCCCGACGACACCCAGGACCTGATTTCCGGTGGTCATCTCGTTGCCAAAGCCCTGAAGGCAGAGGGGGTCGATCGCATCTACACCCTGTGCGGCGGCCACATCATCGACATCTACGACGGCTGCGTGGACGAGGGCATAGAAGTAGTCGACGTCCGTCACGAACAGGTCGCCGCCCACGCCGCCGACGGCTACGCGCGCCTCACCGGCAAGCCCGGCTGCGCGGTCGTCACCGCGGGTCCCGGTACGACCGACGCCGTCACCGGCGTCGCCAACGCCTTCCGCGCGGAGTCCCCGATGCTGCTGATCGGCGGCCAGGGGGCGCTCACCCAGCACAAGATGGGGTCCCTGCAGGACCTGCCGCACGTCGACATGATGACCCCGATCACCAAGTTCGCGGCGGCCGTGCCGGACACGGCCCGGGCGGCGGACATGGTGTCGATGGCGTTCCGTGAGTGCTACCACGGCGCGCCCGGCCCCTCCTTCCTGGAGATCCCGCGTGACGTCCTCGACGCCAAGGTGCCGGTGGCCAAGGCGCGCGTGCCGAAGACGGGCGCCTACCGCGCCTCGACCCGCTCGGCCGGCGACCCCGAGGCGATCGAGAAGCTCGCCGACCTGCTGGTGCACGCGGAGAAGCCGGCCATCCTGCTGGGCAGCCAGGTGTGGACGACCCGGGGCACCGAGGCGGCCATCGACCTCGTACGCACCCTCAACATCCCCGCGTACATGAACGGCGCGGGCCGCGGCACCCTGCCGCCGGGCGACCCGCACCACTTCCAGCTGTCGCGCCGGTACGCCTTCTCCAACGCCGACGTCATCGTGATCGTCGGTACGCCCTTCGACTTCCGTATGGGCTACGGCAAGAGGCTGTCGCCGGACGCGACCGTCGTACAGATCGACCTCGACTACCGGACCGTCGGCAAGAACCGCGACATCGACCTCGGGATCGTCGGCGACGCGGGCCTGGTGCTGAAGTCGGTGGCCGAGGCGGCCTCCGGGCGCATCAACGGTGGGGCGTCCAGGCGCAAGGAGTGGCTCGACGAGCTGCGGGCCGCCGAGCAGACCACGATCGAGAAGCGGCTGCCCAGCCTGAAGTCCGACGCCTCGCCGATCCACCCCTACCGGCTGGTCAGCGAGATCAACGACTTCCTCACCGAGGACTCCGTCTACATCGGCGACGGCGGCGACATCGTCACCTTCTCCGGTCAGGTCGTGCAGCCCAAGTCGCCGGGCCACTGGATGGACCCGGGACCGCTCGGCACGCTCGGCGTCGGCGTCCCCTTCGTGCTCGCGGCCAAGCAGGCGCGGCCCGACAAGGAGGTGGTGGCCCTCTTCGGTGACGGCGCCTTCTCCCTCACCGGCTGGGACTTCGAGACCCTCGTCCGCTACGACCTCCCCTTCGTCGGCATCGTCGGCAACAACTCCTCCATGAACCAGATCCGTTACGGCCAGGCCCAGAAGTACGGCCAGGAGCGCCAGCGGGTCGGCAACACCCTCGGCGACGTCCACTACGACAAGTTCGCCCAGATGCTGGGCGGTTACGGCGAGGAGGTCCGCGACCCCGCCGACATCGGCCCGGCACTGCGGCGCGCCCGTGAGTCGGGCAAGCCGTCGCTGATCAACGTCTGGGTCGACCCGGACGCGTACGCCCCCGGAACCATGAACCAGACCATGTACAAGTGA
- a CDS encoding OFA family MFS transporter: protein MTTTDFSTSVPYREVTDRNGRVYRIGETDRDIMGRPRWTMVLFPWMGMLGISSSEYAFTSAEDTLHEAHLWTSGHIFWLMGVWVFFQAAVAFPAGQLRESGRLPARYAMMLGALGTICGYLSLAFAPHVIVAYLGFGMFSGIGAGLVYATCVNMVGKWYPERKGGKTGMVNGGFAYGSVPFVFLFTSYMDLGNYEGVLVTVGLICCAVVAFAGWFFKDPPKNWWPAHVDPLRLTDDPKIRRALEKNPPAVKQYTPKEAARTPVLWMMWFCLLCTAGINIFGIAFQVPFGKDMGFAGGIVATAMSLKAIVNGTGRGVIGWISDRAGRRRTLIIVCLVLGTAQFGVLVSGQMGSMPFFLFCSMVSGFGGGAIFPLFAAMTADYFGENNNASNYGMVYSSKLISGLVGSGMGAVVVDAWDYEGAFVIAGSVGLASAVLALFLKAPGRPKARRVVPNPQPLGEEMA, encoded by the coding sequence ATGACAACCACCGACTTCTCGACGTCCGTCCCCTACAGGGAGGTGACGGACCGCAACGGCCGCGTGTACCGGATCGGCGAGACCGACCGGGACATCATGGGCCGGCCACGATGGACCATGGTGCTCTTCCCGTGGATGGGCATGCTGGGCATCAGCTCCTCGGAGTACGCGTTCACGTCGGCCGAGGACACGCTGCACGAGGCCCACCTCTGGACCAGTGGGCACATCTTCTGGCTGATGGGCGTCTGGGTGTTCTTCCAGGCCGCCGTCGCCTTCCCCGCCGGGCAGTTGCGGGAGAGCGGGAGGCTTCCGGCGCGGTACGCGATGATGCTCGGCGCGCTGGGCACGATCTGCGGCTATCTCTCGCTGGCGTTCGCGCCGCACGTGATCGTCGCCTACCTCGGCTTCGGCATGTTCAGCGGCATCGGCGCCGGTCTCGTCTACGCGACCTGCGTGAACATGGTCGGCAAGTGGTATCCGGAGCGCAAGGGCGGCAAGACCGGCATGGTCAACGGCGGTTTCGCCTACGGCTCGGTGCCCTTCGTGTTCCTGTTCACCTCGTACATGGACCTGGGCAACTACGAGGGCGTCCTCGTGACGGTGGGCCTGATCTGCTGCGCCGTCGTGGCGTTCGCCGGGTGGTTCTTCAAGGACCCGCCGAAGAACTGGTGGCCCGCGCACGTCGACCCGCTCAGGCTGACCGACGACCCGAAGATCCGCCGGGCACTGGAGAAGAACCCGCCGGCGGTCAAGCAGTACACACCGAAGGAGGCTGCCCGCACACCCGTCCTGTGGATGATGTGGTTCTGTCTGCTGTGCACCGCCGGCATCAACATCTTCGGCATCGCCTTCCAGGTGCCGTTCGGCAAGGACATGGGCTTCGCGGGCGGGATCGTGGCCACGGCGATGTCCCTGAAGGCCATCGTCAACGGCACGGGACGCGGTGTGATCGGCTGGATCTCCGACAGGGCCGGCCGCCGCAGGACACTGATCATCGTGTGCCTGGTGCTGGGGACCGCGCAGTTCGGAGTGCTCGTCTCCGGCCAGATGGGCAGCATGCCGTTCTTCCTGTTCTGCTCGATGGTCTCCGGCTTCGGCGGCGGGGCGATCTTCCCGCTGTTCGCCGCCATGACGGCGGACTACTTCGGCGAGAACAACAACGCCTCCAACTACGGAATGGTCTACAGCTCGAAGTTGATCTCGGGCCTGGTGGGATCCGGGATGGGCGCGGTCGTGGTCGACGCGTGGGACTACGAGGGCGCGTTCGTCATAGCGGGCTCCGTCGGGCTGGCCTCCGCGGTTCTGGCGCTCTTCCTGAAAGCACCGGGCAGGCCGAAGGCCCGGCGAGTCGTACCCAACCCGCAACCGCTCGGCGAGGAGATGGCGTGA
- the frc gene encoding formyl-CoA transferase, giving the protein MTGTTGTPSKALEGIRVLDMTHVQSGPSATQLLAWLGADVVKLEAPTGDITRKQLRDLPDVDSLYFTMLNCNKRSITLNTKTERGKEILTELIRRSDVMVENFGPGAVDRMGFTWDRIQEINPRIVYASIKGFGDGPYTNFKAYEVVAQAMGGSMATTGFEDGPPLATGAQIGDSGTGVHAVAGILAALYQRENTGRGQRVNVAMQHAVLNLCRVKLRDQQRLAHGPLAEYPNDDFGDEVPRSGNASGGGQPGWAVKCAPGGPNDYVYVIVQPVGWRPLSELIGRPELADDPEWATPEARLPKLGKMFQLIEEWSATLPKWEVLEKLNSHNIPCGPILSTKEIIEDRSLVANEMVVTVPHPERGEFQTVGSPLKLSDSPVDVTSSPLLGEHNEEVYVGELGLGDEELRLLKSNGVI; this is encoded by the coding sequence ATGACCGGCACGACGGGAACACCGTCCAAGGCTCTCGAAGGCATCCGCGTCCTGGACATGACCCACGTCCAGTCCGGGCCCTCCGCGACCCAGTTGCTCGCCTGGCTCGGCGCGGACGTCGTCAAGCTGGAGGCGCCGACCGGTGACATCACGCGCAAGCAGCTGCGCGACCTCCCGGACGTCGACTCCCTCTACTTCACGATGCTCAACTGCAACAAGCGGAGCATCACCCTCAACACCAAGACCGAGCGAGGCAAGGAGATCCTCACCGAACTGATCCGGCGTTCCGACGTCATGGTCGAGAACTTCGGGCCGGGCGCGGTCGACCGCATGGGCTTCACCTGGGACCGCATCCAGGAGATCAATCCGCGGATCGTCTATGCCTCCATCAAGGGGTTCGGGGACGGCCCGTACACCAACTTCAAGGCGTACGAGGTCGTCGCGCAGGCCATGGGCGGGTCGATGGCGACGACCGGCTTCGAGGACGGGCCGCCACTGGCGACGGGGGCCCAGATCGGGGACTCGGGCACGGGCGTCCACGCCGTGGCGGGGATTCTCGCGGCGCTGTACCAGCGGGAGAACACCGGGCGCGGTCAGCGGGTCAATGTGGCCATGCAGCACGCTGTGCTCAACCTCTGCCGGGTGAAGTTGCGCGACCAGCAGCGCCTGGCACACGGCCCGCTCGCTGAATATCCCAACGACGACTTCGGCGACGAGGTTCCCCGGTCCGGAAACGCGTCCGGCGGCGGACAGCCCGGCTGGGCGGTCAAGTGCGCGCCGGGCGGGCCGAACGACTACGTGTACGTCATCGTGCAGCCCGTCGGCTGGCGGCCGCTCAGCGAGCTCATCGGCCGGCCCGAGCTGGCCGACGACCCCGAGTGGGCGACCCCGGAGGCGCGGCTGCCCAAGCTGGGCAAGATGTTCCAGCTGATCGAGGAGTGGTCCGCCACGCTCCCGAAGTGGGAGGTGCTGGAGAAGCTCAACTCGCACAACATCCCGTGCGGGCCGATCCTGTCCACCAAGGAGATCATCGAGGACCGGTCGCTGGTCGCCAACGAGATGGTCGTCACCGTGCCGCACCCCGAGCGGGGCGAGTTCCAGACGGTGGGCAGCCCGCTCAAGCTCTCCGACTCCCCCGTGGACGTGACCAGTTCACCGCTGCTGGGCGAGCACAACGAAGAGGTCTACGTCGGCGAGCTCGGTCTCGGCGACGAGGAGCTGCGCCTGCTCAAGTCGAACGGAGTGATCTGA